From the genome of Chanos chanos chromosome 5, fChaCha1.1, whole genome shotgun sequence, one region includes:
- the LOC115812695 gene encoding pleckstrin homology domain-containing family S member 1-like, protein MASKRNSVFYKQADQAEELHSGYLHKSPQLGHLKTYGSWKRRFFILFRLNEDSYQLKYFKNRETQDKSMGGIDLSQVSLMFLCTESHPLWSWIHKNFRCPASCVLVLKVPKRDYYLIGENSEEVDEWFTVLFKAQMNRPQKLLSPEIRNRLCWFLEDSSKWQSLTHGADESLILKEQEVFVCQEDLATHLILAENAGRPCVSDWTRQGQTTCLFHKGDLILAINDLHTESVEEVHMYLRKLLKNQVKLTIQRLPGSLPLHSDPC, encoded by the exons ATGGCAAGCAAGAGGAACTCAG TTTTCTACAAACAAGCTGATCAGGCTGAGGAACTCCACAGTGGTTACCTCCACAAATCTCCCCAGTTAGGTCATCTGAAAACATAC GGGTCATGGAAGCGACGTTTCTTCATCCTCTTTCGGTTGAATGAAGACTCCTACCAGCTCAAGTACTTTAAGAACAGAGAGACGCAGGACAAGTCAATGGGAGGGATAGACCTGTCTCA agtctctctgatgtttctgtGCACTGAGAGTCATCCCTTGTGGAGCTGGATCCATAAGAACTTTAGGTGCCCTGCGTCCTGCGTTCTCGTCTTAAAGGTGCCAAAGAGAGATTATTACCTCATCGGAGAGAACAG TGAGGAGGTGGATGAGTGGTTCACTGTCCTCTTCAAAGCTCAAATGAATCGGCCTCAAAAACTGCTCAGCCCAGAG ATTAGGAACAGGTTGTGTTGGTTTCTGGAGGACTCATCTAAATGGCAAAGCCTCACCCATGGTGCAGA TGAAAGCCTGATTCTGAAGGAACAGGAAGTCTTTGTGTGCCAGGAAGATCTGGCAACCCATTTGATCTTGGCGGAGAATGCGGGTCGGCCATG TGTGTCAGACTGGACAAGGCAGGGTCAAACCACTTGTCTGTTCCACAAAGGGGATCTGATATTAGCCATTAATGacctacacacagagagcgtGGAGGAGGTGCACATGTATCTAAGGAAACTACTTAAAAACCAG GTCAAACTGACCATCCAGAGACTACCAGGCTCTCTACCCTTGCATTCAGACCCTTGCTAA
- the LOC115812696 gene encoding probable E3 ubiquitin-protein ligase TRIML1: MKSHSQKTLAEYEQDLKRQKDIANYRMKKLSAKKAEIKNKTEALKEKIKKKYEDMKRVLEEDMKITLTQLDMETKATETSVEDSIESCLLLVQDLERRLCELSAQREEDEEQIYDKEEERITEVLKQTDPDLIQTDDFKNNQLLSLTINLLLFIRSQVPVSKKLLQSYATEVLLDPDSAHPKLIISPSGDSVTYTDTWQDVPDNPSRFDTTLNVVSCQGFGEGRSYWEVQVSGKTYWELGLTYPNIPRKGREEDCWLGRGPESWCVEYFNGAYTAWHNGVPHELTHVSGRNFQRIGVFSSSEGGLVCFLGADTMTPLYSFCAGTFSDVLYQAVCPGHDNQGTNWTPLLICDASRFVPIL, encoded by the exons ATGAAGAGCCACAGTCAg AAAACACTCGCAGAATACGAGCAGGacttgaaaagacagaaagacattgCAAATTACAGGATGAAAAAACTGTCAGCAAAGAAAGCGGAAATCAAG aacAAGACAGAAGCCCTGAAAGAAAAGATTAAGAAGAAGTATGAAGACATGAAGCGTGTGCTGGAGGAGGACATGAAGATCACCCTGACTCAGCTGGACATGGAGACCAAGGCCACGGAGACCAGCGTGGAGGACTCCATCGAGAGCTGCTTGCTCCTGGTTCAGGACCTCGAGCGCCGGCTGTGCGAGCTGTCGGCCCAGCGAGAGGAAGACGAGGAGCAGATATATGACAAG gaagaagagag GATAACGGAGGTTTTAAAGCAGACTGATCCAGACCTGATCCAGACGGATgactttaaaaataatcaaCTGCTGAGTTTAACCATCAACCTGCTCCTCTTCATTCGCTCTCAGGTTCCTGTCTCAAAGAAACTGCTCCAGAGCT ATGCAACAGAGGTGCTTTTGGATCCTGACTCCGCCCACCCAAAGCTGATCATTTCCCCGTCAGGTGACTCGGTGACGTACACGGACACCTGGCAGGATGTACCTGATAACCCGTCTCGTTTTGACACGACACTCAATGTCGTGAGCTGCCAGGGGTTCGGCGAGGGCCGCAGCTACTGGGAGGTGCAGGTCAGTGGCAAGACGTACTGGGAACTGGGCCTGACCTACCCCAACATTCCCAGGAAGGGCCGCGAAGAGGACTGCTGGCTGGGCCGCGGCCCTGAGTCATGGTGCGTGGAGTATTTTAACGGCGCCTACACGGCCTGGCACAATGGGGTGCCCCACGAGTTGACGCATGTCTCTGGGAGAAATTTCCAGCGCATTGGGGTGTTTTCCAGCTCTGAGGGGGGTCtggtctgttttttgggggCTGACACGATGACACCACTCTACAGTTTCTGTGCAGGGACCTTCAGTGACGTTCTCTATCAAGCTGTCTGTCCGGGTCATGACAACCAGGGGACCAACTGGACACCCCTGCTGATCTGTGATGCCTCCAGGTTCGTACCCATACTTTGA